Within the Methanorbis furvi genome, the region CTAAGCCCGGCACTTGCAGAGAATTTCATGGGATACAAAGAACGCAGGGTTTCATTCCTCGGCCACGGCATCGGTCTTGTGGTGAACGAGTGGCCGGTGATCGCACGAGGATTTGATGCACCGCTTGCAGAAAATATGGTCATCGCTCTTGAACCAAAAGCAGGTGTTGCGGGAGTTGGGACAATCGGCGTTGAGGATACGTATGTGGTCAGACCGGGCGGCGGAGAATGCATCACCGGCGGCGGACGAAGCGTTATTGAGCTGTAAGGGTTTTCATCTCTCCGATGTGGTTCGCCTCTGAGCCGCCCACGGATGGATACCACCTCGTCAGGAGACACGAGCCACCCACGGAAAAACGGAAAACACAGAGCTTCACGTCTGCTCCGTGATGTTTTTTTTCTGTGATATTTCCGTGTACTCCGTTTTTCCGTGGGCGGCTCAGACGCGAACCACATCGGCGGCATCTGTTTTTTTTCATGGACTACTCATACTGAAAAATGCAAAACCGGTTGGTTATCTTAATACTCTTTCGGCGCATAGATCTACTGCTTCAGGTGTATATACAACATGGCAGATGAAACGGAAGGATTACCGCCGCGGAGTGATTTCAGCGCGTGGTATAATGAGGTTATCCGGCGTGCGGAGATCATGGATGTCCGCTATCCGGTCAAAGGACTGTATGTATGGTATCCGTTCGGATTTGCGCTTCGCAACCATACCTACACGCTTTTACGCAACCTCTTAAATCGGGATCATGAAGAAACACTGTTTCCGCTTCTGATCCCCGAAACTGAGTTCATGAAAGAGGCTGAGCACATCAAGGGCTTTGAGGACGAGGTGTACTGGGTTACGCACGGTGGTCTCTCACCGCTTGATGTCAAACTCGCACTGCGCCCGACTTCAGAGACGGCAATTTACCCAATGTATGCGCTCTGGATCAGATCTCATGCTGACCTCCCGCTGAAACTGTATCAGGTTGTGAACACGTTCCGGTATGAGACAAAACACACCAGACCGTTGATCCGGCTTCGCGAGATCACCTCGTTTATGGAGTCCCACACCGTTCACGCAACCTGGGATGAAGCAAACGAGCAGGTCGAGTATGAACTTGGCCTGTCGCAGGAGTTCTACCGCGATCTCGGTGTCCCGATCATCATCTCAAAGCGGCCCGACTGGGACAAGTTCCCGGGCGCTGACTTTACCATGGCTGTTGATGCGGTGATGCCGGACGGCAGAACGCTTCAGATTGGAACAGTCCACCATCTGGGAGATCACTTCTCCAAAACATTCGGCATCACGTATGAGGATGTGAACGGCGAGCAGCAGTTCGGTTCGCAGACCTGTTATGGTATCTCTGAGCGGTGCATTGCTGCGGTGATCGGTGTTCACGGTGATGACAAGGGTCTGATCCTCCCGGCAACGGTTGCACCAACCCAGGTTGTGATCATTCCGGTGATTGTCGGCAAACGCGGAGATGAGATTCTTGCAGCGGTAAAAGATCTGGAGAAGGAGTTGAAGGCAGCAGGTATTCGCGTGAAGACGGATGCCCGTGACATGCGGCCCGGTGCGAAGTACTATCACTGGGAACTGCATGGTGTTCCGCTCCGCGTGGAGCTTGGTCCCCGCGATCTTGATAACAAGCAGCTGGTCTGCGTGAACCGCCTCGGCGTGAAGACGGTTGTCCCGCGTGAAAATGCGGCTGAGTCGGTGAAGAGACTTCTTGATGAGGCGCATGATCAGATTCTTGAGCGTGCGGAGGACCATCTGGAGAGTCATCTGATGACTGCGACAACTCCTGAGGAGTGTAATGAGAAGCTGGACGGCAATGTGGTGGTTGTGCACTGGTGCGGCTGCCGCGAGTGTGCGGACAAGCTTGAGGAGCTGACGAACTCGAGTCTTCTTGGGACAGAGGTTCGAAGCCAGTATGTGAAGAATGATGAGGGTGCCTGCATTATCTGCGGAAAGCCCGGTAAGGCTGCTCTTGTGGGCAGATCCTATTAACCATTTCCGAATACTGTGGTGCTGAGTGTTGTTCGGTTTCCACGGAAGAGATAATTTACCAGGCAACAATCGAATACTGCGGGAGTTTTCCCGCATTTCATTATTTGAATAGAGAAATTTCTGATATTTATGGATTCTATCGACAAATATGCAATGGAGCGGAGTATCGGGTTCAAGGAACGCCGGTATATTGAGGAGCTCAGAATTTTAACGAAAGCAACGGCGTTCGACTGTCTGATTGATGATCGGTTTGAGCGGATTATTTATGTGATTAAGCCGGGAGATATGGGTCTTGCGATCGGGAAGAGTGGTGATAATATTAAAAAGATGTCACGTGTTCTCGGGAAGCGGATTGAGATGGTGGAGTTTGCGGAGGATCGCGAGCAGTTTGTTGCGAATATGTTTAAGCCTGCGGAGGTTTCTGCGGTGCGGTTTGGTGCGGATGATGAGCCGGTGACGGTGATTGTTCCTGATAAGGGCGATTTTGGTATTGCAATCGGGAAGA harbors:
- the proS gene encoding proline--tRNA ligase, whose protein sequence is MADETEGLPPRSDFSAWYNEVIRRAEIMDVRYPVKGLYVWYPFGFALRNHTYTLLRNLLNRDHEETLFPLLIPETEFMKEAEHIKGFEDEVYWVTHGGLSPLDVKLALRPTSETAIYPMYALWIRSHADLPLKLYQVVNTFRYETKHTRPLIRLREITSFMESHTVHATWDEANEQVEYELGLSQEFYRDLGVPIIISKRPDWDKFPGADFTMAVDAVMPDGRTLQIGTVHHLGDHFSKTFGITYEDVNGEQQFGSQTCYGISERCIAAVIGVHGDDKGLILPATVAPTQVVIIPVIVGKRGDEILAAVKDLEKELKAAGIRVKTDARDMRPGAKYYHWELHGVPLRVELGPRDLDNKQLVCVNRLGVKTVVPRENAAESVKRLLDEAHDQILERAEDHLESHLMTATTPEECNEKLDGNVVVVHWCGCRECADKLEELTNSSLLGTEVRSQYVKNDEGACIICGKPGKAALVGRSY
- a CDS encoding NusA-like transcription termination signal-binding factor, which gives rise to MERSIGFKERRYIEELRILTKATAFDCLIDDRFERIIYVIKPGDMGLAIGKSGDNIKKMSRVLGKRIEMVEFAEDREQFVANMFKPAEVSAVRFGADDEPVTVIVPDKGDFGIAIGKNGSTIEKARQLVHRFYGKEVGDIAVPEEEVL